The stretch of DNA AATAGCGTCGATGAATCTTGGGACAACTTCTTTAAAAATTTTGTGGGTCAGGCTTCTACCTCCCCTGGAATTTCAGGCCAAACAATTCAAGAGAGTATGCGATTGCTGTTACTTGTGAGAGCTTATCAAGTAAATGGGCACATGAAAGCCAAGTTGGATCCTTTGGCTCTAGAACAACGAGAAATCCCAAGTGATTTGGACCCTGCCCTTTATGGTTTTTCAGAAGCTGATCTTGATAGGGAGTTCTTTTTAGGGGTGTGGAAGATGGCTGGGTTTTTGTCTGAGAATCGTCCAGTACAAACACTTAGATCAATTTTGACCCGCCTTGAGCAGGCTTACTGTGGGACTATTGGATTTGAGTACATGCACATTGCTGATCGCGAAAAGTGTAACTGGTTGAGAGATAAGATTGAAACTCCAACCCAGATGCAATACAATAGGCAGCGGCGGGAAGTTATTCTTGACAGACTTATATGGAGTACCCAGTTTGAGAATTTCTTGGCCTCTAAGTGGACAACAGCCAAGAGATTTGGGCTTGAAGGTGCAGAGACTTTGATTCCTGGTATGAAGGAGATGTTTGACAGGGCAGCAGATCTTGGGGTTGAGAGCATTGTTATGGGAATGTCTCACAGAGGAAGACTTAATGTATTGGGTAATGTCGTTCGAAAGCCTCTTCGTCAAATATTTAGTGAATTTAGTGGTGGCATAAAGCCTGTCGACGAGGTTGGGCTTTACACAGGTACTGGTGATGTTAAGTACCACTTGGGAACTTCTTATGATCGGCCTACAAGAGGTGGGAAAAGAATTCATTTGTCTTTGGTTGCAAATCCAAGTCATTTGGAAGCTGCGGACCCAGTTGTTGTTGGAAAAACTAGAGCAAAACAATATTACTCAAATGATGTTGACAGAACTAAGAACATGGGTGTGTTGATTCATGGAGATGGTAGTTTTGCTGGACAAGGTGTTGTCTACGAAACTCTTCATCTTAGCGCCCTTCCGAACTACACCACTGGTGGGACCATTCATCTTGTAATAAACAACCAAGTTGCCTTTACAACCGATCCAATGTCTGGGAGATCTTCGCAGTACTGCACTGATGTTGCAAAAGCCCTGGATGCTCCTATATTTCATGTAAATGGTGATGACATGGAAGCAGTTGTTCATGTTTGCGAGCTTGCAGCAGAGTGGCGTCAGACTTTCCATTCAgatgttgttgttgatttagtcTGTTACAGGAGGTTTGGGCATAATGAGATTGATGAGCCGTCTTTCACTCAGCCCAAAATGTACCAGGTTTGTCCTTCGCTCCTGTTTGGTCTAGCTTGATATAATTACTTGAGTGGAAAACAATTGGGAAGCCTTTGTTTTTTTGTTCCCCTTTCCATATGtgcattttttttccttataatAATTCTTAATTCTTGTGCTTTTTGCATTTTTTCCAGCTAATGTTTTGATGAGTGTGGTTCTCTTTGTTGGACGAGTCTTCCATACTCCTGACATTTTTCACTTTACATTGCAGGTTATTAGGAGCCATCCCACAGCTCTTCAGCTTTACCAAAATAAGTTGTTAGAATCTGGGCAAGTGAACAAAGAAGACATTGATAAGATATTTCAGAAAGTTACTTCAATCCTTAATGAAGAATTCTTGGCCAgcaaagattatattccacaaAGAAGAGACTGGCTCTCGTCCCATTGGTCTGGATTTAAGTCTCCTGAACAAGTTTCACGAATCAAAAACACTGGGTATGAAAGtgcccttttttttttccagaaaATTGCTTACTTGGTTTTTGGCTTCATCTAATGTTTCAAACTCTATTCTAATTTAGTTGTATGTTATCATGCAGGGTAAAACCAGAGATTTTGAAGAATGTCGGGAAGGCAATCACATTACTCCCAGAAAATTTTAAGCCTCACAGAGCAGTGAAGAAAGTTTATGAACTGCGTCATCAAATGATTGAAACAGGTGAAGGCATTGACTGGGCAGTTGCTGAAGCACTTGCCTTTGCTACATTGATAGTGGAAGGTAACCATGTTCGCTTGAGTGGTCAGGATGTTGAAAGAGGCACATTCAGTCATCGGCATTCTGTAGTCCATGATCAGGAAACAGGGGAAAAGTACTGCCCTCTGGATCATGTTGTTATGAATCAAGATGAGGAAAGGTTCACAGTGAGCAACAGGTAATCATCTCTAATTGTACCTTTTGCTAGTGTCTTGGCTCTCCaaaccaactattttgaaaggTTTATTACAAAAATTTCAGCTACATATCATACTTAGCACATTCAGGTTGATGATTAGGGCCAATGAATATAATTTGCAGAGTGTGCAAGGTTTTCcccttaatatttattattttcagtGTGAGGATTTGGTTATTTGGAAGGGATTACAACTTTCTCGGACCAAATGCATTTTTATGACCAGTTGTCAAGATGATCCTTTTAGGTGCAGTAAATTTTAATTACGACCCCTCGTCATAGTACTATCAATTGAGTGATGCTATAGagatacaaatatttacacCTAATTTTGCACTATTGATGTGTTATTAACTATAAGCACTTGTGTCCTAACTGAAAAAAGTGCGGATCCCATCATAGCTCATAACAAATACTGTTTGTCATAAAGTCATAACAACGTTCTTCTAACATATGTGATGTTTTCTGCCTTGGCTCTGTTGTGGCTGATGATGTCTATGCTACTGTTGATTTTGCATGTTGACATTATCATTAAAACCTTTGGATTGTTGTCTATTCCAATACTCATAGAGTATTCTAATTGTTGCCTTACTATTATTGATTGACTCATGCTCACGGGAAATGTGAAATATTATTGGATTTTTTGTTGTTTGATAAAATCTCTATTAGTGGATTATTCAGGGTACCTTGGCATAATATGTATTTCCTAACCACTATACTATTTAATGTGGTTCTTCAAGGGGGTTTATGCTGATTAGATAGACCATATTTTATATTCTCTTTTCCACGCTAGAATCTATACTTCAACTAGAGCAGAGTTTACTTTCCACTTCGAAAGGACAACGGCTAGATTCAGCTATATAACTTTTGAGAAATAACAAAGGCTTGTCTACTTGTGCattgtatttttaatttgtgTTGTCCATGGCTTAATTATGGTCTTGTTTACAGTTCACTTTCAGAGTTTGGTGTTCTTGGATTTGAGTTGGGTTACTCTATGGAAAATCCGAACTCATTGGTTCTCTGGGAAGCACAGTTTGGTGATTTTGCCAATGGGGCTCAAGTTATATTTGATCAGTTTGTGAGCAGTGGAGAGGCTAAGTGGTTACGTCAGACTGGACTTGTAGTGCTGCTTCCTCATGGTTATGATGGCCAGGGACCTGAACATTCTAGTGCAAGATTAGAGCGTTATCTTCAGGTATTTGAACTATTATACTTATTCTTTTCAATAAAAGAATCTCGTATTAGTTAtgcattttataaaatttagtttgttttttttttttcccattaCCTATGTGTCTTtctgttgttttttttaaaactactTTAGTGgacaaaaaataaatggtacaAGACAGCCAATATAGGCACCAAACAAACCATAAAATGGTACAATAACTGTCGATATTGACACAAAAACTTACCAAAAGCACCAAACGACACCTATTACAATTACATAACAAGTCTACACTAAAAATAAGCTTTGGTTGGATTATATATGTCTAcaaaaatatagattaaaatacgtaaattaaatattttattttatttttgaaatgcaattattttttgaaatgcagtatataaattaatttttttgtttgtgaaacagtgattaaagaaactttatacaaatagaaaaataaatatattatatgggtaaaaatataatatattaatacatataaaagtgTGAAACAATTAATCCAGCCAGGCATGATCTAAGCACTGATTGTTGAAACAATTATTCCGGCCAAAGACGTCAACCACAAAACAATGCCAAAGCAATGTCGTGATAACGGTGGTGTGGTGGAGAATGATCCTCTTTAAACCTTGGCCATTTAACAGAAACACCATATATACTACTGACAGTAAAATtgatacaatatatatacaaaaaacaaaaaggaaCAAACCTGGAGATTGAATCCCATTCACTGAGGAAACTGGAATATAACAATATAGATATAGAAAAAGATGAAATAATTGCCTTTGAATTTTACATTGGTATACCAACTAATCACATTTTCCGATTTGACCATATACCAAACAAAGTACACACTTAAATTGTAACAAAGAAAGGAACATTTAGATTGCCGTATTCAATTTTAAGTAGCCAGAACAAGAGATTTTACATAATTCTAACGCAGCAAAAACCAAATAGCAACTACTAAATCAGAAAcctgaaaaataaaagaaagaacaATAAACAATGAAATTTAACCTTGGAATCGCCACCAGCAATAGTATCTCACAGCTCCTTGATCTCACCATCCTGATCCCTGGCCACCTTATCTGAGAATCCCCTCTTCGACAACTGCCCttattgtattcttaaaatctAGGTTTATCTCCTGTTACccaaatttaatattatatatatttatagcagATTTTACATCATGAATTGAACCAGATTTCACACAcatatagataaatatatataataatagatTTTAGGTATACCTCTTCTAATTGCTAATGGGGAGGAGAGGATTTAGAGATGAAATCTGTGAGTGAAATAATGATGGTTTATCCAACCAATCTGAATAGAATTACCTTTGTCTGATAACTTTGGCTTGTCTGGTTACCGTCTTCTGCCTCTGAAACGGTGTTTACGAATCCTTGGAAGCCCAAAACAATTGGAAGCTGAACTTTAAGTAGCAACATTTTTTGAGTGGTAGAACCATTTTGGTAATTGATCATGTAATAAGCAAAAAAACCGTAAACATGAAGCCTTGAAAAAGTTATCGATCCCTTTATTATcctttgtaaaaaattaataatacctACCGTCTTGTTGttgtgtgtttgtgtttgtgtttttttttttattttttatttttgtcatgGATGGTTGTTGTGTACTTTTACGAGGTTAGAAAGAAATTTTCCTTAGTTTCTTGCCATGGTTGCTCTGCTTGTTTTACAAGGTCAGAAGGAAAGTTTTTATGCTAACGAGGGATTTTAAATTTAGTGTTTAAGCGCAAAAACCTGAATTAAATGGTTTATTGGCAAAATACCAGATATACCTGTCTAGTTTGTTCAGATGCATGTACTTATATCCTTTTGTGATCTTTTAGTTCATTAGaattttgtcaaattttttGGATCTTTCAAGGAATTTGTAGAATTGGAAGAAAGCTTACTACTTGGCGTAGCTCTTCCAGATCTAGTTATTTTATGGATGTAATATGCTAAAAATTTTGATGGCAGATGAGTGATGACAATCCTTATGTTATTCCGGAGATGGATTCAACTGTTCGGAAGCAAATTCAGGAATGCAATTGGCAGGTTGTCAATTGTACTACTCCGGCTAATTACTTCCATGTTTTGAGGCGTCAGGTAGGTGGAGCTAATTGATTGTGTTGTGACTTTCTTTTTAACTAGAAGTTTTTCTGCATTCTAACATTGTCGTCTCCCCCCAGATACACCGAGAATTTAGGAAGCCTCTTATTGTGATGGCTCCTAAAAACCTGCTCAGGCACAAGGATTGCAAATCAAATTTATCTGAATTTGATGATGTCCAAGGACATCCAGGTTTCGACAAACAGGGAACCCGGTTTAAGCGTCTTATTAAGGACCAGAATGACCACTCTGACCTTGAGGAGGGTATTAGACGATTAGTACTTTGCTCTGGAAAGGTATCATGCTGCACAGCTAAAGAAAGCTGTTTTTTTATCCTCTTTTTTCTGCCTCTTTGTTTCTACAAAGTTACAACAAACTGAATCATGAAGCATAATCAGTATTGAAATTATGGATCACATGTAGAGTGAAAAAGATAATTTTTTGTTGACAAGATGTCCAATTTTGCAGGTTTATTACGAGCTTGATGAGGAGAGGAAAAAGAAGAGTGCATCTGATGTTGCAATATGTAGGGTGGAACAGCTTTGCCCGTTCCCATATGACCTTGTGCAGCGAGAACTGAAGCGATATCCAAGTATGTTTATTGAAAACTAGCAGCTTCTTTAATAATTATCAAGTACGTTTTTTTCTTAGTAGTACTGATAAAAATTTGACATTTTGAAGCTAACATTTCATTTGAATGAATATTGTTTTCAGATGCTGAGGTCGTGTGGTGCCAGGAAGAGCCAATGAACATGGGGGCATACTATTACATTGCACCTCGGCTCTACACAGCCATGAAGGCACTGAACAGAGGCACTATCGAGGACATAAAATATGTTGGTCGTGCTCCATCAGCTTCTACTGCTACTGGTTTCTATTCAGTTCATGTGAAAGAACAATCCGAGCTTGTGCAGAAAGCTGTGCAGCCTGAACCAATTCAGTTTCCCTGAGCCAtcaaagattttaaaaaagaatatcATAATAAGGAAAATGAACAGTATGATGTTTTGAAGTTGGCCTCCCGTTAAAATCTCATCTTTTGATTTGGGAtggtgtttttttgtttttggtgtTTCGTTCATGCTGACTGCAGAGGTGAATAGCATCTTTAAAAGTTGAGTTATAGATACATGCTACTTCCATCTTCCCTTGCGGCACAAAGTGTTCAAGATTGCAATAATGCCACTTACAGAAACTAGAAATGTGGTTGGGGATATTATTTTTTCTGTTTCTCAACttatcaataataattttgCAATTCATTTCTATGTTTGAGTTGAGATAAGCAAACCAAAAGCAGTACACCATTGAATTGCTTGCTGCAGTGCCTTTGcttccaaaataaaaaattgaattcaTTTTACCATGTTCTGAAATAGCTAAGCTAACCACCTTGCCCTTAAAATCTCTTAACCACCACATCATATCTAGTTTTACAAAATGAATTCAGGCAACCAGTAGGTGGTGCAATCGAAGTAGCTCTGGCTCAATCAACCTTCTGTTTTAGCAAACCTTTGTTGAGCGTGTTGTAAATAAAACATTCCTTGTCAATACACTAAtggcatgtttactaataagtGATGGGAATCAGTAGTAAGGTAATCATTCCCTTACATTTATTTACttgcattattaaaattaggaaagggagaagttgattaaataagggagaaaagaaagggagaacttctcccaccaattttgtaaggaatgccattaagggtaatggattttaattatttttattttattttttaatattaaatatataatgacaattttgtcctttaaaatatgtcttgcaaaataactaccatataatatagtttaactcaaaagggcaatttagtcaatttaagcattccgattacgtttcttaataaagtaaacaagataaatcacaactattccatttctaaaaaattttagtaaacaacatattacaaatattgattccgattatttttcatttattccgttacatttctccattaatttattccgattctgattactgtatagtaaacgtgccataacttctttttctttttgtaactTGTAAGGTCATATCCCAATTCCCAACTTCTTAAATAGTCATGAAAGATTATAATTACATTGCACTCCATgttggaaatgcattatttttaGCAATCGTTAAACACTTTCTTATGACTTTATTATTATCACATATACTACAGCAGAATACTCAAGGTATGCTCCAAGATATAAGTGGGGCATAAGTgtgataaatatttatttgattgtGTTACATTCCaatacaatataaataaataaaataatttagaatAGAATGTATCTTTTCATAAAAACTTCCTAATAAATCtacatattaataaatttaaattttaatacaacAATATTGGTCATGAAAACTCCCTATTCTTCACAGCTAGTGACACTTAAACCCCtaataagaaattaaaaaaaaattgtagtagCCAGAACCGTACCACTcgcccagacccagacctagacctgtaTGCCCATGTCATACGAAACGGGAATAAATTACAGATTGGGTTTGATCCATGAACTTAACGAACGAGTTTTGAGTTTATACATATGAAGTTCAAGGGTACGGGTTCAACTTGTGAAACCCAACTATATCCcgtttgaaaaatgaaaaatacataaaattccTAGTACGATCAATCTGTCAACCTTAATATTTCTGTCTTCTCTCATTTTTCTTGCACCTCACTTCTCTTTCTCAATATCACGCACACGACCGCCACACCAGTCTAACCACCACATCCACAACTGCGGGCGCTGCATCACCAGATGCCACCCTTGTtggggttttatgccctaaataaaatctaactTTAATATAATCTTATCTATTatcaataaagatcagaaattataTTTCGATCTTGTCATATACTTTGTTTACatgtttattttatgattttatgattatatttttaatatacaaGTTCTATGAAATCCTAAGCATTTAGTTATTTGCAATTATAGTGATGTATCacagtgaaaaataattgtgattatatgcttctaAGTTCTAACTTATTAAGTCTGAGATTTATCAGTTCTCCAAATTTACACTGACGTGATAATCAATAATGTGGTTTACTTACACTTAGACAAGTGGAATGTTTTTTccaagacattagtaaagtagaTTTGTATCTGACGTATAATGTTTACATTGGACTGGAGCGATATTAAcagtagaaaaaatatcataaacttaccgtcatatcttttctaagtcaatatcaattagttgatcatagatcaatTTGATCTCAATCTTGAGATGGTTAAACTTTAAGCTAATTATATTGCTTGAGATTTTTGACTTGTTCGTTACTAGCTTTGTAATGACCGACATACTTAGACATGATATTAGTAAGACACTTAACactaattaattgtattatgtgattaaatttatattttatgtcATTTGAGTCATATTCTCATGAAGTAGGCATTTGGTTTATTATTTCTCAATTTCTTATGCATACTATGTGTGAAATTTCATATCTTCATATTTTTATGCCCAGTAACAGTGTTAATATGTCGGACGGATATTAGAGTTACATGGATATAGTTTAGTAttattgtgaaaattatatatatatatatatatatatatatatgaaacactTCTCAATGGGTAATATCCATTAATGGGTATTAAAAAAAGGATGATGTGGTAATATGTTGACTTCCTATATCAGGTTACCaacaagaatttttttttaaaaatatatatatttttatttaataataggaaataataattctaaccaatagtattaatatattaaaatttatttttagaaacTTACTTATTATGTTTAAATTACTACTTTATCCTTGCACcaacaataaaaatttattaaattatgaaGGTCATTGGTGATATTTCACTCTAACACTCTTTGATGagttttttttggttaaagaaaaaaaattaagttatttgattttatggttggaaaaagaaaaaaaaaatgagtagcTTATTTTTTCTACTCTTTGTTCTTATTGTAAGAATTATTCTGTTACATTTAGTGCTTGGATTTTTTGTTCGGTGCTGGTAAGTAAACAGGTGattagtaaaaatatttaaactgGAAAATATTTTCTTCAAGATTTATTTCTTCAAATTTTACATAAACTTTTGTACTATGTTTACTTGTTTGCTTGTTGAGAGAGAAGAAGATCGAGATGTGTATTATTTCTTTGCTCCATTAGTTCATGCTCTCTAATTGTATATGGACTAGAAAAATAGAACAGTGTGTATAAAATATGatcattttgagaaaatagagaaattGACAATAACTAAAATAAGTAATTGTTATATTCTAGTATGAAAACTATTTTGAAGATTTCTTCtagataatattattatttatttttatatttttgaaagaatgattaattaattgaaatcttaaattttattttatttaattattaataataactaACTAAAGAAGGAAAGAAGGAAACATGAAAAAAGTAggaattaaaattagaaatttctcTTAAATTGTATGTAAAATCAtagtaaagaaaaaataataatgaaatcattttatattgatatgattatttatttttaaagaatgcacactaaataatttttaatatttgctTAAAATTTACTAATCAATagcaaattatatataaagatttaggtttttaaaaaataaactagcTATACAGAGTGAAGATTTAGTTTATTGTCATTAATCGTAGTGTAATAgataacatattattatatttaaaaaagaattaattgtggtaaaaataccaaatatTTAAAGGTAGTTGATCATTAATATTTAGGATAAATAATGACGTAAGTatctaaaattttaagtttgtaagtggcataaacctaatatttatttttagcggtataagtacctgttgaccgagattttcggcaactattaaaatatgattatgataaagagctgtaagaaagtgagatgaagatttttacgtggttggggcgttaatgagccttagtccacgagtctttgttattaatggatgtctttaatacagattccacacttgagagaatgtctttctcataaatacagagaatgttcttggtgagtattttctcttcttgctcttttgcaaaccaagattctcgaccccattaaatgagctttgagggggtatttatagtgttttggtggggataatccctagaattgttcttacacatgtatctgtaagtatccataaagttgggcatttccaatgaatataccatgggtgatgcatggtcaaatccctaggtgccgtagggtttttatgaagaatgtcctttttgccttgtgattgacgtgactcttcgcagagtagccgtcgctagacttaaatgatcattactgtagcgctgctgtttgggggttgtgccgtcagactttattgcgtgttacagtcccaacacgcttcctcccatgcggcattaaatgcgacttgattgctcgggagagacttgacacatcccggagagccttcacgctatgcgagcttcctggagtaccttgtattccgggtgcctcctccgggacccatgctaacagcgcttccttgtggcgcacaaagacttaacaaatatttacaagttatctgatacACGTGTCCTATTTCGActagtccacgtattttgggcgaattcaggggcaacatttaccccccaagccttgtttacttagcaaaaataaacc from Cannabis sativa cultivar Pink pepper isolate KNU-18-1 chromosome 2, ASM2916894v1, whole genome shotgun sequence encodes:
- the LOC115713940 gene encoding uncharacterized protein LOC115713940; this translates as MAWFRAGTSLAKLAIRRTILQGGSYVARARVVPSQNRYFHTTVFKSKAQAAPVPRPVPLSRLTDSFLDGTSSVYLEELQRAWEADPNSVDESWDNFFKNFVGQASTSPGISGQTIQESMRLLLLVRAYQVNGHMKAKLDPLALEQREIPSDLDPALYGFSEADLDREFFLGVWKMAGFLSENRPVQTLRSILTRLEQAYCGTIGFEYMHIADREKCNWLRDKIETPTQMQYNRQRREVILDRLIWSTQFENFLASKWTTAKRFGLEGAETLIPGMKEMFDRAADLGVESIVMGMSHRGRLNVLGNVVRKPLRQIFSEFSGGIKPVDEVGLYTGTGDVKYHLGTSYDRPTRGGKRIHLSLVANPSHLEAADPVVVGKTRAKQYYSNDVDRTKNMGVLIHGDGSFAGQGVVYETLHLSALPNYTTGGTIHLVINNQVAFTTDPMSGRSSQYCTDVAKALDAPIFHVNGDDMEAVVHVCELAAEWRQTFHSDVVVDLVCYRRFGHNEIDEPSFTQPKMYQVIRSHPTALQLYQNKLLESGQVNKEDIDKIFQKVTSILNEEFLASKDYIPQRRDWLSSHWSGFKSPEQVSRIKNTGVKPEILKNVGKAITLLPENFKPHRAVKKVYELRHQMIETGEGIDWAVAEALAFATLIVEGNHVRLSGQDVERGTFSHRHSVVHDQETGEKYCPLDHVVMNQDEERFTVSNSSLSEFGVLGFELGYSMENPNSLVLWEAQFGDFANGAQVIFDQFVSSGEAKWLRQTGLVVLLPHGYDGQGPEHSSARLERYLQMSDDNPYVIPEMDSTVRKQIQECNWQVVNCTTPANYFHVLRRQIHREFRKPLIVMAPKNLLRHKDCKSNLSEFDDVQGHPGFDKQGTRFKRLIKDQNDHSDLEEGIRRLVLCSGKVYYELDEERKKKSASDVAICRVEQLCPFPYDLVQRELKRYPNAEVVWCQEEPMNMGAYYYIAPRLYTAMKALNRGTIEDIKYVGRAPSASTATGFYSVHVKEQSELVQKAVQPEPIQFP